A region from the Pseudomonas promysalinigenes genome encodes:
- a CDS encoding glutamine synthetase family protein, which yields MNAPFDQLSAWLKEHRITEVECVISDLTGIARGKIAPTAKFLHERGMRLPESVLLQTVTGDYVDDDIYYSLLDAADIDMVCRPDPSAVYQIPWAIEPTAIVIHDTFDKQGNPIELSPRNVLKKVLKLYADKGWQPIVAPEMEFYLTQRCEDPDLPLQVPLGRSGRAESGRQSFSIDAANEFDPLFEDVYDWCELQGLDLDTLIHEDGPAQMEINFRHGDALDLADQITVFKRTMREAALKHNVTATFMAKPITDEPGSAMHLHQSVVDIATGKPVFANDDGSMSELFLHHIGGLQKYIPKLLPMFAPNVNSFRRFLPDTSAPVNVEWGEENRTAGLRVPTSSPEAMRVENRLPGADANPYLAIAASLLCGYLGMIEGVEPSAPVQGRAYERRNLRLPITIEDALQHMEDCQTVQQYLGQQFVQGYVAVKRAEHENFKRVISSWEREFLLLSV from the coding sequence ATGAACGCCCCTTTCGATCAGCTGTCCGCCTGGCTGAAAGAACACCGCATCACCGAAGTCGAATGCGTGATCAGCGACCTGACCGGCATCGCCCGCGGCAAGATCGCACCGACTGCCAAGTTCCTGCATGAGCGTGGCATGCGCCTGCCTGAAAGCGTGCTGCTGCAGACCGTCACCGGCGATTACGTCGATGATGACATCTACTACAGCCTGCTCGATGCCGCAGACATCGACATGGTCTGCCGCCCCGACCCCAGCGCCGTTTACCAGATCCCCTGGGCCATCGAACCGACCGCCATCGTGATCCACGACACCTTCGACAAGCAGGGCAACCCCATCGAGCTGTCGCCGCGCAACGTGCTTAAGAAGGTGCTCAAGCTGTACGCCGACAAAGGCTGGCAGCCGATCGTCGCCCCGGAAATGGAGTTCTACCTGACCCAGCGCTGCGAAGACCCAGACTTGCCCTTGCAAGTGCCGCTGGGCCGTTCTGGCCGGGCAGAGAGTGGACGCCAGTCGTTCTCCATCGATGCCGCCAACGAATTCGACCCGCTGTTCGAAGATGTGTACGACTGGTGCGAACTGCAAGGCCTGGACCTGGACACCTTGATCCACGAAGACGGCCCCGCGCAGATGGAGATCAACTTCCGCCATGGTGACGCACTGGACCTGGCCGACCAGATCACCGTGTTCAAGCGCACGATGCGCGAGGCAGCGCTCAAACATAACGTCACCGCCACCTTCATGGCCAAGCCAATCACCGACGAACCGGGCAGTGCCATGCACCTGCACCAGAGCGTGGTCGACATTGCCACGGGCAAACCGGTGTTCGCCAATGACGATGGCAGCATGAGCGAGTTGTTCCTGCACCACATCGGTGGCCTGCAGAAGTACATCCCCAAGCTGCTGCCGATGTTCGCGCCGAACGTCAACTCGTTCCGCCGCTTCCTGCCCGACACTTCGGCGCCGGTGAACGTCGAGTGGGGTGAGGAAAACCGCACGGCCGGCCTGCGGGTACCTACCTCCAGCCCCGAGGCGATGCGTGTGGAAAACCGCCTGCCGGGGGCCGACGCCAACCCGTACCTGGCGATCGCCGCCAGCTTGTTGTGCGGCTATTTGGGCATGATCGAAGGGGTCGAGCCGAGTGCGCCTGTGCAAGGCCGGGCCTACGAGCGGCGCAACCTGCGCTTGCCGATCACCATCGAGGATGCCCTGCAGCACATGGAGGACTGCCAGACCGTGCAGCAGTACCTGGGCCAGCAGTTCGTCCAAGGCTACGTCGCGGTCAAGCGCGCCGAGCATGAAAACTTCAAGCGCGTCATCAGCTCCTGGGAGCGCGAGTTCCTGCTGCTGAGCGTGTGA